Below is a window of Ahaetulla prasina isolate Xishuangbanna chromosome 1, ASM2864084v1, whole genome shotgun sequence DNA.
catccagccacctcgttctctgtcgtccccatcttcttttgccctcaatctttcccagcattaggctcttctccagtgagtccttccttctcattaggtggccaaagtatttgagtttcatcttcaggatctggccttctaaagagcagtcagcgttgatctcctctaggactgacttgtttgttcgccttgcagtccaagggactcacaggagtcttctccagtaccagatgtcagttttggaaggtaattttctttttgcttcttaactgccacatattttagctggggaagttgggagggggttgttgttggagcggtagaaagttagtcataacaacattccatattcaaggacatcctgcatctgatggggactgcctgaagattgtttcTAATTGAGTgtaaagagttgattggacaatgtgataaaCTTTGTGTGATAAACAATGTGATAAACTTTGTGTGGGGCAGGgcttgtcaactgggtgtggaaaacctggaagcattcattttcgggttttcccagctgtgccaacatgacatctctaataaattggaactttgaggaacctcaagcctcagagccttatttcgttggggggtgttccttggaaccctgacaccagagttcaaaggcctcaattctttggcactcagcctttcttatggtccaactttcacaggcatacactgcaactgggaaaaccatagccttgactatacgcacttctgttggcagggtgatgtctctgctttttagtacactgtctagatttgccatagctttccttcccaggagcaagcatatAATATAGAGATAGGCAAAGATTGGCACATTGCTAGCTACATCTTATGAGAAGGAGAGTCGAAGAGCATGTGCTGTATGCCTATGTGCTTGGGAAGAAAGGCAGAAGGAAgtgtccaaccagtggtggggttcaagtaatttaacaaccggttctctgccctaatgatttcttccaacaaccagttcaccaaactgttcagaaagttaacaactggttctcctgaagtggtgcgaactggctgaatcccaccaccgtgtCTAACCagagttcatttatttatttattttattatttattatttagatttttataccgcccttctcccgaaggactcagggcagtgtacagccagattaaaaaacagtacaataaatggccgaaaatttaaaaccgtcaaatttgacccataaaataccccaattaaaattattaaaattcaaaagtttaaaaaattaagccagtcccgcttggataaacaagtgcgttttcaattcacggcgaaaggtccgaaggtcaggtaattgacacaAGTTCATGTTAAGCAAATACAGGCACAATAATGTACAGAGGGACAAAGGGTAAATCCTTAATTCAGTAATATCAATAgcagataatatttgtagctcagggttaaactctGGAgtcagtccttggtgctctctgaacttggttgttttcttacaaatgtttcattatctgactaggtacggtaacatcatcagcacactGAAGCATAGACATATTTCTTAAAGGATCCATCAGCTAATTTTGCAACTCACAATGAAGatgtaaataaatagatttattcatttgatttttttttaatgatgcccACTGATACTACTACTGCAGCCATTTCAGGAGCACTGAAGAGCTTCTGGGTTGAAGGGATCAGCCAGTGATATTACTGCTGCCTGGAAGAAGTCCAGTTGGGAGCTTTTTTCATGTTCCCATTAAGTTGCCCCCTGAAGTGATACACATCTGTCTACTTGTGATTGCCCACTTTTGAATTGCTGGACTGGCAGGAGCTGGaccaagtgatgggagctcaccatgCCACATGGCAGGAACAGGTCTCAAATGCAAGCCTGCCAATCATCTGCCCAGCCTCCTAACCATGTGAGACACTGCTCTCCTGCCCATTGATCAAGTGACTTTAGACAACTTATATAGGATCAAAACCAGGATGCAGAATAAAAAATCCATGGAAATAACTGTCCCTCAAACATTTAACTGCAAAAATACACTTAAATACAATTGCATTACATCTTAGCCTCATGCCAAGGGAAGACCTTGTTTGCCATCAAGCAACTGTAAAGCAGAATAGTTGAGAATATATTGCAGCATTTTAAAGAACGTATATAAATTACAGGAAAGAATATACCACTTCTATATTTGGAAAAACCTGCTTATTCTctccaccaaaaagaaaaaaaaatcaggaatttaaaaaaatctactaaTTTAgacccaaacttttttttaaaagacctcTTAAAGCATCCTTCACCTCCttgtttctcaggctgtaaatcAAAGGGTTCAGCAGGGGGATAACAATTGTGCAGAAAACAGCAAGAATTTTGTCACTCACATCCTGGATGGGGGATCCATTGCTTGATTTTGATCGGAAATGTAAAATGAGGATTGCCCCGTGGAAGATGGTAACTGCAATCAGGTGTGAAGTGCAAGTGGAGAAGGCTTTCAGCCTTCCCGAAGCTGAACTGATCCTCATAATGTTGGCAAGAATATACATATAGGAAAGCAAAACACACAGCACGGTAGTTGTTTCTACCAGTCCAGCCACATAAAAAATCAGAAGTTCATTTAGGTGAGTGTCAGTACAGGAGAGCAATAAAAGGGCTGTGATGTCACAAAAGACTTGATTGATCTCAGACTGACAGAAGGACAATCTGAAAGTGAAAATGGTGTGtagaagggaatgggaaaagcccaggAGATAGGAACCTGCCATCAGAAGAATGCAGACTCTGGGAGACATGAGGACTGGGTACAGCAAAGGTTTGCAGATAGCCACGAATCGGTCATAGGCCATTGCCGCAAGGAGAAAGCACTCTGCACTTCCCAAGCCTATGACAAAGTACATCTGCATGGCACACCCAATAAAGGAAATGGATTTCTTATCTTCCAGGAAATTCGTCAAAGACTTACAGGCAACCACAGAGGAGAATAATGAATCTATAAAGGACAGATTGCTGAGGAAGAAGTACATTGGAGTGTGGAGTTGGGGGCTGGCCCTTATTAAGGCAATCATTCCTATATTGCCCACCAATGTAGCCATGTAAAAGACCAGGAACACCAAAAAAAGGATGATGTTCAGGACAGGCTTGTTGGTGAAACTtaccaagacaaaatccttgaCTTTTGTGGTGGTGTTTTCTTCTGTCATTTTCTTTCCAGACCTATaaggtaaaaaaaatgtgaacgATGAAGAAAAGCAATAAGTTTTGAATAATTCAGCGAATCTGTGGATTCCAAATGTAGGGATGACCACAAGTTTGAATTATATAAAAGTGCAAGAAAATTTATGAAGAATACAAAGCGAATTTTACTCATAATGTAATTTCCGTTCTTTTACATAGAAAGCTGATGGAGAAAAGCCGAGATCTCACTAAAAATAATCTTCCAATCAGTAAGAGAAACTTGaatttttcttccttacttttATGCTGCTCAATACACTGGGCAGAGATTGCACCAATTCCAGTCACCATGGAAATTGGCATGCTGTTTGGGGATAGTGAAAGTAATAGTAAAACCATGCAAAAGGCATCAGGTTTGCAAAGGTTGGAATAGATGGAGAGAGTATGTAAGCTTAGGTGGAAGAAGTAGTTTGACCAGATCCATGTTTAAGCTAAATGTATCTTTGGAAGGAGATTTTCAAATATATTGttagtgaaaaaaaattggccatagTGGGAAATCATTCATTGTTACTTTTCATATACCAATAGTTATTCAGCTGTATGAATATCACTGTGCTTATTtaaacaggaagggagggagggaaggagggagggagggagggaggaaggaaggaaatattgtcTTTGTAAAGTAATattatcttttctctttttaaaattaatagagaTGAGACTTTCTTCAGTGCAAAGGACTAAAGGAAATATTGATTTAATCTGAGAAACAATATTCTCCATGTTCCAGATAATTAAATACCTGATCATTTTAGTGAGAATAGAGAGCAGAGAGCTCTCCTTGGAATTCCAGTCTGATCTGGGCCACTGTTTGCTTCTTGTAGAGTAAACAAAAAGGAAGCCCCTGCACAATTCATATGACATCCAAGTTTAGTTTACCTCCAGCTCTGGCAGGATCTTTTTTATAGGCAAAATTCCTACTCTGCCATTTTGAATTCACAATAGAGAATCCTGCTTGTTGGATGACAGAGCCACTAGGAAGCATCATCTCTTCTCCTTTCAAAGCTCATTCTCAGCTTCAGAACAATGGCTTTTCTTAGATAGAAATACCCTAAGCCTCAGCCAATAGGAAGTCAGTATCTCTATACAAAACATGCATAAAATCAATGGGCACAGGGATGAGCAGACTGTCAAGAACCTCAGAGGGTGAAAAAAGTTCCAGAATTCAAGACAAATCTATATACTTTTTATAGACCAATAGAAGTGCAAAGTTTGGTGAGGATTACTTGGGTTTGGAGTGGAGGGGGAGAAAACAACTACATGACTGTTTTATCAACACTTACCCAAAACAGAAAATGAAGTGATAGCAAATCTGAGGAAAAAGATACGAGTGAAATTGTATAACATAACAGAATTTCAGGGAGACAGCCATCATATCATCACATCATTTCTCAGATCAAAAGCATTCTCACCCTGAAGCTCACTATCAGATACATGAACTAATGTCATCAAATATCTGGTTTATATGTTAATCCAAGCAGCATTGTCTTTCCCCACAACACCAACCTCATCTCTCCAGGCTCTGGGTGCTTGGAGGATCCTAGTATCCCTCCCAGTCCCTAGAGAGGCTATGATACTCTTCAGACTTGAGTACGTCTTAGACTGCAGTTATTCCTGCATTTGAATAagagacaatttatttatttatttatttatttattttatttgtcataacaatatatacaagcattgcataaaggattatataatatataaacatatatatgaggagaaacgaggtactataaacatatatatacataggggaagaaacaataggacagaaacggtaggcacatttgtgctcttatgcacgccccttagagtcctcttaggaaagtggtgaggtcaaccgtggataga
It encodes the following:
- the LOC131189339 gene encoding olfactory receptor 5T17-like; this encodes MTEENTTTKVKDFVLVSFTNKPVLNIILFLVFLVFYMATLVGNIGMIALIRASPQLHTPMYFFLSNLSFIDSLFSSVVACKSLTNFLEDKKSISFIGCAMQMYFVIGLGSAECFLLAAMAYDRFVAICKPLLYPVLMSPRVCILLMAGSYLLGFSHSLLHTIFTFRLSFCQSEINQVFCDITALLLLSCTDTHLNELLIFYVAGLVETTTVLCVLLSYMYILANIMRISSASGRLKAFSTCTSHLIAVTIFHGAILILHFRSKSSNGSPIQDVSDKILAVFCTIVIPLLNPLIYSLRNKEVKDALRGLLKKSLGLN